Part of the Arachis hypogaea cultivar Tifrunner chromosome 6, arahy.Tifrunner.gnm2.J5K5, whole genome shotgun sequence genome, AATTAGAAATTCCCAAATtaatcttctttttcaatttttgtttgtaCCTGACATTTCTAAATGGTCACACTTTTTTTGTGGCTGATTTTGAAGATACTATCTGATTGCTAGAAGAAGAGACACTAACTTTTTCTCTTTACAAATCTCACGGCATTTATCCCTCTCTATAAAATTTTCGAAGATTTTATTAGAACCTTCAACTCCATCGAAAACGGCAGCGAGGGGGACGCTATTGGTAAAGGTAGAGGAACCGCTGAACTGCTGGAAGATACGAAGAAcacgaccaccaccaccacctctctGATGACGACGAGGAACAAGAGGACGAGGACCAGGCACGTCGCGTCGCGACGAGGCGAGGGCGTGAATCGCAACACTGCGAGGGTAAGGGCCAAGCGCCAACAAAGACGAGGTGCGGCGAGGCGAGGTGAGGGCGACGGCGAGGGCAACGACGAGGGCAACGACGAGGCTTCCttctctccttctctttctctctctctctgagtttttGCTTCTCTCTCTGAGTTTCTACTTCTCTCTCCTCTGAAGGTGTGATGGAGATGATGATACTGAGGGTATAATTGTTCGAAAGATGATTTTAAAACTACATTGAACCTTAAGGATGATTTTGTAGGCAAAAAAAGGTTAGagatgaaaaaaatttttggCCCAAACCATAGGAACCAAAATCGTGTTTAACCCTTTTATTAAATTGTAAATTAGTTATCCACATTTTTTGACCCAATTTGCTCTCTTTGGTATTAAGTGAATTTGACATATTGTGTTTGagcatttaaattaaattagataatattttttatgattttatttaaacTAAGAAGTCACAAGTCAAGTgttaattgaattttttacataaaaaataagtataagttgaatttggtaattttttatgGTACTGCTACAATAACTTTTGTAGCATTTGATAAGGAGGCCACAATTCTACTCGGACAGACCTATGCTGAGATGATAAAAGAGTCGGATGTAAATAATTTTTACTATTATAACCATTTTGAAAGCCAAACTTATAATTTGGGATCAAGCTCCAATGGTTAGTAGGCAATACAATGAAGTACTTGATAAATGCTTGAGTGATATCATGAGATTTTTTTGCAATGTATAAGAAAGATttgtcttttgaaaaaaaaattagttatactAGGTGAGATTTTAGGTGATATCACGAGAGTCGAGACAAGATATTGTTCATTCTACCCTAATTTCGGCTTACCTTTGAAAGTTTTGCCAGAtattcaaacaaataaaaaaacatgAGACTTTTTATAGGTGCAATTACCTTAGATCAAGTTGAGACAAGCAATTTGGTGAGTAGTTATTGAAAGTTGGTGATGGTCTAATAGGTGACAATATAGATGGTAAATCTGAGATATTTATTCCAGAAGATATTGTTATTCCTTTTTCAAACTAGGTATTTGATGAGTTCgttcatttgttttttttttctaaatattttggaAATCAtatcttcaaaaaaaatttcaaagcaAAAATTATACTGTCTCCGACGCTGGACATTGTTGAAGAGGTCAACGACCATCTAATGGCTATCAACCTTggaggaaaaaaaattatatcttagttCAGATTCAATTTGTATGGATGAAGAGAATATAAAAAGTCAACTAGATCTCTATGGTCTTGAATTATTGAATAGCATAAATTGTTCTGGTTTGCCTCCTCATAAATTAATACTCGAGGTTGGTATTCTGGTAATTTTACTGAGGAATATTGACCAATCCAGTGGTCTTTGTAATGGTATAAGAATAAAAGTTAGGAAGCTTGCAAATCATGTCATAGAATGTAAATTCTTAATGGGTACAATGTTGGTCATATTACTTTGATTCCAAGAATGAATATAgtaccaacaaataaaattgtcccaGTTAAGTTTCAACGAAGACAATTCTCTTTAATAGTACCTTTTGCCATGACAATTAACAAGTCTTAAGGACAAACTTTATCTCATGTTGTATTATATCTGTGTAGACCAATTTTCACACATGGTCAACTATATGTGACactttcaagagttaagagtaagtgcggtttaaaaattttattcatgAATCACGCTGGAACGTCTGCGAATTCAACCATCAATATTGTTTATAGATAAATCTTTGAAAAAATAGGATcctaatgtaaatattttaattttattttaaattgtgtattgaaattaatgaataattatttCAATTCGAAGGAGTGTAAATTACTTACTATTCTCaagttaaactttgattttggtagagattttgtaaaatttttaggATAGTaattgttttgtgtgtttttcttaaaatattcaaaaatgtaaatactttttttatatttttatgaatttttcctTGTAGGacacatatatatacactaaTAAACGCATAAATCAGGTACTAAGTACTCATGATACATTCATAGTGAGTTAGGGTACCCAGTACCTGAGATATGTTTATATGCTTATAAAAATAGGTAGTAGTCGAGATATGTTGTGTcatttgatctttttttttttaaaaaattttgaagttGCATATGACTCAACGCTAGAATTACGTGTGTTCTGAGAACATTAACAAGCTAAATGCGACGTGGTATGTGGCCAGAGCTCTGGACTTCGAGGTCAGTTAGTATGTctatctttcattttaaatagttaatttattgaaatgttagaataattttatttatttaattttgaagtttatctattattatttctTGATTTAATTAGTTAGGAATTCTATATTTCTATATGTTAGGATATTTGAATTTCAGCAGTTAAAGTATGCGTAAGAAATGTTACTTTAAATTtaaggtaaagtatattttttgtccttaatatttgttaaaagttttaaaaatatccctaagttttaatttgtttcaattttgtcaatcaagttttcaatttgcatcaattttatccttattattaatttttcgataattaatattttctttCCAATTATACCCCTCATATCCCCATCAatccatcatcattatcatctctCTTTCCCACACACATACTCTTTGTCTTTCCATCCTCGCCATCATCATCGAGCAACACTATTGGCAGCGGTGGCGGCAACTGCAAGGAGCCGAAGAGGGTGAGAAGAAGGCGGCGGCAGCTAAAGGGAGTTGTGTATTTGTGGCACCACTCTCtctccaccaccatcatcatttccatcttcaccatcatcatcatctctcTCCCCCACTCTTTCTCTCTCCGTCCTCACCATCATCTCCACCACCGTCATAATCGAGCAACCACTATCGACGATGGCGACGGCAGCTGTAAGGAGCCGAAGAGggcaagaaaggaggagaagaaggcgGCGGCAGCTAATGAGAAAGAGGCAGCCTTTGCGGATCAGGAGAATGAGCTTGGTGTCACTGTTGGGTATTTGTGACACCAGGCAATAGCAGAGGCTTCTCAGGAGTTAGGGGTaagcattttttttagtttcctGAAAACTCAACGTAAGATTTGAATCTGAAATATGTCTATTACAGATATAGgtaattgttattgttgttgttattgttactattatgttttgtttgtgaggagatatttcaAAGTTTTGAAATTGGAGTGGATGGAATCTTGGGTTGATTTTGATGTAGTTTGAGAAGTGTTTGTGTTTATTGGCTAGGTCTTTGgattatcttaaaaaattttggaGTTGATTGTGATATAAATCTTGTTCTTGGATACGAATATTTGGTAGTGCTTCAAAGGAGGAGAGAGATAACTTTGGTGGTGCTAGGACTgtgcaaagaagaagaaaaaggttgGTCATCGTCGAGAATGGAGCTCGATGGAGATGGTGGTGATGGAGAGTCggaagagaaaggaaaaagaaggagaaaatggGGGTATGGCCAGCGATGATAAAGAAGGAGGTTGATAGTGGTTGTTCGATGATGATGCTGGTGGAGTTGATAGTGacgatggagagagagagagagagagagagagagagagagagagagagagagagagagatgatgatgatgatgatgatgatgatgatgatgatggggaTATGAGGGgtataattgaaaagaaaaatattaattataaaaaaattaacaataaggataaaattgatgcaaataaaaaGCTTGATGGAGAAAATTGATACAAAtcaaaacttagggatatttttgaaacttttaacaAACATTAAGGACAAAAGATATACTTTATCCTTAAATTTAAATAGTTTAAATTGTTCAAATTGTTGAAAACGCATTATTAAACATTAGACTCAGTGGCGGAGCTTAACATAAAATTTGGGGGAGGGGggaaatttaaacataaaaatttaataataatatttatattaaaataaaatttatcaatataattattctttaagtttgttactattaagataataaataaataattctacagataaaaaatataaaatagtttataatgGTACTCTTCGAGTCTTTAGTGACTTGAAATCTTCAATAATTGAATCAGAACTAAATTTTTCAGCAATTTCTTTCTCAATGTAAATAACCAAACTATCCGCGAGAAAGTCATCCTCCATCTTATTTCTTAACCTTGTCTTTATTATTTCATTGCTGAAAATGATCGCTCTGTAGTAGCTGTAGAAACTGGAAGAGTTAATATCAGACGAATCAAtctatcaatcaaataatacactTTTGACTTTTTTGTTTCTGCTAAACATCTACACAGTTCATGAATAGTTGACAAATTCTTCATTTATGGATGCTGACAAGCATCAAGAATAAAATGTTGAAGCTGAAAAGGCAAATTAATCTTCTCTTGTTCAGTAAAGTCTTCGGGATAGTAGCTGTCAACAAGAGTAGAAATCTTAgcaatatcaaaatttttgtaaGCATCCTTAGGCATGAGAGTAGAGCTCAGACTTAGTAGATCCATTGCTTGATCATTAAATCTGCTATTTAACTCTTGTAATTGCTTATCAATTATGACTAAAAATATCTCCACCCTAAAATAATGCTCAACTGTAATATGATCTTTTTGGTGACGCGAGCGTCCTTGCCTTGCAACATAAGAAGCAATTAAATCAGGAATTAGAATATCATGTTGCTCACAAAATGATTTCACATTTTTTAATAATTCCTCCCATCTATCATCTCTCATGCTTTGGATAAGTGTTTTTGTAGAATGAACTAGTTGTACAGCATTAACTATGTCTTGAGACTGCTTTTGTAAAGCTTGACAAAGAATATCAGTTATGCCCATAATATCTTTTATCAAATGCAAGATCAATACAAACTCAAATGAGGTTAAGGTATTGTAAGCACTATCTGCATCACCACGCTGAGAATAAGTTGATCCATCAACAATAAATTTTTGTAAAACAGTCAACGTTTCACCATACATATTTATCAAACTGCAAACAGAAGAGAAATGAGAAATCCATCGAGTATCACCTGCTCGTCTCAAAGTACCAATTTGATTTGCTCCTTTACCTGTTTCAAGCTCATCAATTTCTAATAAATGGACAATTTCATCTTTTTTGGCAGCATGTGACTCATCATGTCGCTTACTAGAAGAACAAATGATGTTGACGATGAAAGTCAATTTTGAAAAAAACTGATGCACAGGAATAACTTCTCTTGATGCAGCAACTAATGCAAGTTGTAATCGATGAGCAAAACAGTGGATATAGTAAGCATAAGGGCAATCTTTTAAGAATAATGCTTGTAACCCATTCCATTCCCCTTTCATGTTGCTGGCGCCATCATATCCTTGACCACGAATATTAGAGACATCAAGACCATGTCGAGAAAGAATGCCGCACAATTCTTGTTTCAGAGTTAATGATATAGTATCTTTGACATGTACAAGATCAAGAAAACGCTCTTGAATAAAACCATGTATATCAACAAATCTCAAAACAAGTGCCATTTGTTCTCTTTTGGATTCATCACGAGCTTTATCTACTACAATGCAAAATTTGGAATTTCGAATTTTCTCACAAATATGCTTTCTCACCTTATTTGAGAGAATATGCAAtatttctttttgaatttgatgtgaaGTATATCTAGCATTATATAGAGCATTTTCTAACACAGCTTTTACAACTTCATCATTGTAAGATGCTATGAGTTTTATCATTTCAAGAAAATTACCTCGATTTTTTTATTCTGGAGTCTCATCATGGCCTCTGAAAGCACAAGCTTGAAATGTAAGCCAACGAGTTACATCAATGGAGGATTTTAGACGCAATCGATTCTTTTGAATTTCCTCAGAAGTATGATcctcaattacattttggatgtGACTTGCCTGATTCAGTAAATTTAGACATGCTCCAACTGCATTATTGTGTGGTGAGCAAGGATCTCCAATATGTTTAAGAAAAGCACAATACTTTCCATCATTAACCTTTTTCCAATTTCTAAACCctttactaataaaaatatctgacCCATTACGTCCACTGGGTGTTTTGCtaaccaaataacaaaataaacaatatGCATCATCTTCAGAAGGTGAATACTCTAACCATGACGGAAAAATACCAAACCATGCATATTGAAATCGTCTTGGATGCTTCGTACCAGATAGAggataattgtcaagatgcttttgatattgaccccatttaagataagctcgtctaacctcatctctctggtttgggtgatattgccaaatttgaagTCGTTTTCCAGGGTCTCGTTCCAAtgaattaaggtcaaactcatcagatgcaactctttgaacttttgcaggttgtatctcactttcttcATGATTctttaaagtagaagaactatctacaggtgttgatattgtagaagttatatgttctccttcttgaatattagcctttctcttaaaaaatcatcaattctttgatttttcatgattattttatataaaatttgagtatatatcctgtaaaatatgtaaaaaagaagttagaaggacaaatattaaaatttataatatttattaaatttttttatcaatttatacaaatacaataatatcaatacttattgaatattttaatcttttttcatataaaaaattaaattaaataaatagtaaaatataaaataatattaaattaaataaataaaaaatacctaattttttatatttgaattcaaATGTAGAAGGAGTGATACTTGTTGAATAGAGAGTTGCGAAATGCGAATAGAGAAGCTACTAGCAAAGTAGCGTTCTTTTATAACGAAGATTTTTATCTTTGATTTTGTTAGataatctttttttattctt contains:
- the LOC112696921 gene encoding uncharacterized protein; the encoded protein is MIKLIASYNDEVVKAVLENALYNARYTSHQIQKEILHILSNKVRKHICEKIRNSKFCIVVDKARDESKREQMALVLRFVDIHGFIQERFLDLVHVKDTISLTLKQELCGILSRHGLDVSNIRGQGYDGASNMKGEWNGLQALFLKDCPYAYYIHCFAHRLQLALVAASREVIPVHQFFSKLTFIVNIICSSSKRHDESHAAKKDEIVHLLEIDELETGKGANQIGTLRRAGDTRWISHFSSVCSLINMYGETLTVLQKFIVDGSTYSQRGDADSAYNTLTSFEFVLILHLIKDIMGITDILCQALQKQSQDIVNAVQLVHSTKTLIQSMRDDRWEELLKNVKSFCEQHDILIPDLIASYVARQGRSRHQKDHITVEHYFRVEIFLVIIDKQLQELNSRFNDQAMDLLSLSSTLMPKDAYKNFDIAKISTLVDSYYPEDFTEQEKINLPFQLQHFILDACQHP